Proteins found in one Zea mays cultivar B73 chromosome 1, Zm-B73-REFERENCE-NAM-5.0, whole genome shotgun sequence genomic segment:
- the LOC109942424 gene encoding uncharacterized protein, whose amino-acid sequence MASRLLLGRIGIQPASRLSGGHRGFSGGEALRRSIPLAVDRSVCGNAYVSQTKTGDIGRTEHEPQHLDMFSDPQVAREHQQFVQLLDRMLDALRNPQSLAQMERRRLASGVKVFDDDI is encoded by the exons ATGGCGTCTCGCTTGTTGCTCGGGAGGATCGGGATCCAGCCCGCCAGCCGCCTTTCCGGCGGCCACCGCGGCTTCAGCGGAGGCGAGGCGCTCCGCCGTTCTATTCCGCTGGCGGTGGATAGGTCGGTCTGCGGCAACGCGTACGTGTCGCAAACCAAGACGGGCGACATCGGGAGGACG GAACATGAGCCGCAGCACCTCGACATGTTTTCAGATCCCCAGGTTGCTCGTGAGCACCAGCAGTTCGTTCAGCTCCTCGACAGGATGCTGGACGCTTTAAGGAATCCTCAGAGTCTCGCGCAGATGGAGCGTCGGAGGCTTGCTAGTGGGGTGAAAGTCTTCGATGATGACATATGA